Proteins from a single region of Cytophagaceae bacterium:
- a CDS encoding 50S ribosomal protein L10 → MRREEKALIIENLTEKFANIPYFYITDASGMSVAKTNKLRRLCFDRGIEYIVVKNTLIEKALESLDTDYTAFNESVLKGFSGIMFHPESGKAAAKLIKDFLKENKDSIKLKGASIDGGLFVGHDQLDALTNLKSKAEMIGEVIGLLQSPAKNVIGALQSGGNKLAGILKTLSEKEAA, encoded by the coding sequence ATGAGAAGAGAAGAAAAAGCACTTATCATTGAGAATCTTACCGAAAAGTTTGCCAACATTCCTTATTTCTATATCACTGACGCAAGCGGTATGTCTGTTGCTAAAACCAACAAACTTAGACGTCTTTGTTTCGACAGAGGTATCGAATATATAGTAGTGAAAAACACACTTATCGAGAAGGCTCTTGAGTCGCTCGACACAGATTACACGGCTTTCAACGAGTCAGTCCTTAAAGGATTCTCTGGTATCATGTTTCACCCTGAATCGGGTAAAGCTGCTGCCAAATTGATCAAAGATTTCCTGAAAGAAAACAAAGACTCAATCAAGCTTAAAGGAGCTTCAATAGACGGTGGATTGTTTGTTGGTCACGACCAATTAGACGCTCTGACGAACTTGAAATCTAAAGCTGAGATGATTGGCGAAGTAATCGGATTGCTACAATCACCTGCTAAAAATGTCATTGGTGCATTGCAGAGTGGTGGCAACAAACTGGCTGGAATA